One window of Methanobacterium alkalithermotolerans genomic DNA carries:
- a CDS encoding DUF488 domain-containing protein, producing the protein MKSLNELYTIGHSNHDLEKFLKLLHDNQVQLLVDVRSSPYSRYVPHFNRENLKDSLKKCNVDYIFLGDKIGGKPKDQSYYTEGKVNFNLIAQSAPYKEGILQFMELSSQTSSALLCSEEDPYQCHRHNLITSTLLEKGVEVNHIRGNGKVEKITRISKKDVQTKLF; encoded by the coding sequence GTGAAATCATTAAATGAATTATACACCATAGGCCATAGCAACCATGACCTGGAAAAATTTTTAAAACTACTCCACGATAACCAGGTGCAGCTTTTAGTGGATGTAAGGTCATCCCCCTACAGCAGATATGTGCCTCACTTTAACCGGGAAAATTTAAAGGATTCTTTGAAAAAATGCAATGTTGACTATATCTTCCTAGGGGATAAAATAGGGGGAAAACCTAAAGATCAAAGCTACTACACCGAAGGTAAGGTAAATTTTAATCTTATAGCCCAAAGTGCCCCTTATAAAGAGGGAATTTTGCAATTTATGGAACTTTCATCCCAAACATCTTCAGCTTTACTGTGCTCTGAAGAAGATCCTTACCAGTGTCATCGCCATAATTTAATCACCTCCACACTTCTAGAAAAAGGAGTGGAAGTTAATCATATCCGGGGAAATGGTAAAGTAGAAAAAATTACTCGTATAAGTAAAAAAGATGTACAAACCAAGTTATTCTGA